One window of the Epinephelus moara isolate mb chromosome 24, YSFRI_EMoa_1.0, whole genome shotgun sequence genome contains the following:
- the LOC126386432 gene encoding uncharacterized protein LOC126386432, translating into MAVLPDIFHVCHNLQSALAELHTVDTLLAKDVKEGFMIGLFDIPHFLLFRISPIGVATRKYSGKKRLIMDLSSPHGSHIPSINSVIPSPDFSIQYATIDHAITLIRLAGRGAWLSKADITSAFKVLPIHPDFWRFFGACWKGAYYFSVRLTFGCKSSPKIFDSLSEALCWILTNNHRFPYILHLLNDFLVVSPPSSPPCHGLNTLTNALLLSNYLLADRCTKRQLLALLGHLNYAIRIIPQAKSFLSILLSKAAAIPSLHDRVILDDACKMEMCMRLHFLSSWNGISFFYDDFITQPEDIQLFTDTAPSTGFGGYYGGRWFASIWPPESRSPSSALHELYPIIIAAILWGHEWSRKSILIHSDNTTVVEILNKGRSCSLAIMQFLRRLTLFSAQHQFILWAAHIPGHHNSIADSLSRFSFQKFRHLAPESDLHPTPIPPFSATIFS; encoded by the coding sequence ATGGCAGTTCTCCCTGACATTTTCCACGTCTGTCACAACCTCCAGTCTGCTCTTGCAGAACTCCACACTGTCGACACCCTGTTGGCTAAAGACGTCAAAGAAGGATTCATGATAGGCCTGTTCGATATTCCTCATTTTCTACTGTTCCGCATCAGCCCGATAGGTGTTGCCACTCGCAAATACTCTGGAAAAAAGAGGCTAATTATGGACCTATCTTCCCCACACGGCTCACACATTCCAAGTATCAACAGTGTCATTCCCAGTCCGGATTTCTCCATACAATATGCAACCATTGACCATGCCATCACCCTCATTCGGCTAGCAGGACGTGGAGCTTGGCTTTCTAAAGCAGACATCACCAGCGCATTCAAAGTTTTGCCCATTCATCCTGACTTCTGGCGTTTTTTCGGCGCTTGCTGGAAGGGGGCATATTATTTTTCTGTGCGCCTTACCTTTGGCTGCAAAAGCAGTCCTAAGATCTTCGATTCTCTTTCAGAAGCCCTATGCTGGATCCTTACTAACAACCACAGGTTCCCTTACATTCTCCATCTTCTCAACGATTTTCTCGTCGTCTCTCCACCATCCTCACCTCCTTGCCATGGGCTCAATACACTCACTAATGCTCTGCTTCTGTCAAACTACCTCCTAGCAGACAGATGCACCAAACGCCAGCTGTTAGCCCTCCTTGGCCATCTCAATTATGCCATCCGCATAATCCCGCAAGCTAAATCCTTCTTGTCCATCCTTTTGTCTAAGGCTGCTGCCATTCCCTCTCTCCACGATAGGGTCATTCTAGACGATGCCTGCAAAATGGAAATGTGTATGCGGCTACATTTCCTATCTTCTTGGAATGGCATTTCCTTCTTCTACGACGACTTCATCACCCAGCCTGAGGACATTCAACTTTTCACAGACACAGCTCCCTCCACAGGCTTTGGCGGCTACTATGGAGGGAGATGGTTCGCCTCCATTTGGCCCCCAGAGTCCCGCTCTCCTTCCTCTGCGCTTCACGAGCTGTATCCCATCATAATAGCTGCCATTCTTTGGGGGCACGAATGGTCTAGGAAGTCCATACTTATCCACTCCGATAACACCACAGTCGTAGAGATCCTGAACAAAGGTCGATCTTGTTCTTTAGCCATCATGCAGTTCCTGCGCAGACTCACCTTATTCTCAGCTCAACACcagttcatcctctgggcagcCCACATTCCCGGTCACCACAACAGCATTGCTGACTCATTGTCTCGCTTCTCGTTTCAGAAATTCAGACACTTGGCCCCAGAATCAGATCTTCACCCAACACCTATCCCACCGTTTTCAGCCACAATATTCAGCTAG